A DNA window from Kitasatospora atroaurantiaca contains the following coding sequences:
- a CDS encoding protein kinase domain-containing protein, whose translation MTAQPETFSAGPAKEATVPPGYRVGDWEITDFIAAGSWGSVYAARRCGAAAEGEPTEAALKFLSTSGLAPRQARELAETADREVAFSRSDAHPHLIRVYDTAVVSDPELPAVDGAVVLIMERADRSLLDLLAQSPTSSTGTGSTEADADTPAKPGPPTPAPGTLLVQIGEALAHLHASGWIHGDLKPGNILLMADGTIRLADFGLAARIEGTHGYAPPMGSPDYLPPERRTEQLSERGVPTRPSLDVWAFGVTAHQLLTGGSFAFPGATPAARAAAVHEYGAGRTRLRLAPELSPAWHAILADCLAADPSVRAAHTMESLLPRIRAAAEGTQARARWRPRAILLAAGALLTAAGIAAALLWPSVGGDQNRPTTAQVRVFNIDGSCKDQSERMRACSLGLARDPHRKYDADNVVGHRVWHADVLTTDCVVNDGDRVEDETGIGTPRWFRVQLDDIPEGHAWLPSVRTHDDPQIPVCATS comes from the coding sequence ATGACCGCGCAACCCGAGACCTTCTCCGCCGGGCCGGCCAAGGAAGCGACAGTCCCGCCCGGCTACCGGGTGGGCGACTGGGAAATCACCGATTTCATCGCAGCCGGGAGCTGGGGCAGCGTGTACGCTGCCCGTCGCTGCGGGGCCGCTGCGGAGGGCGAGCCGACGGAGGCCGCCCTCAAGTTCCTGTCCACCTCCGGACTGGCCCCGCGCCAGGCCAGGGAACTGGCCGAGACGGCCGACCGCGAGGTCGCCTTCAGCCGATCGGACGCCCACCCGCACCTGATCCGGGTGTACGACACCGCCGTCGTCAGCGACCCGGAACTGCCAGCAGTGGACGGCGCGGTGGTACTCATCATGGAACGCGCGGACCGGAGCCTGCTCGACCTCCTCGCCCAATCCCCGACATCCTCAACCGGCACCGGCAGCACGGAAGCCGATGCCGATACCCCCGCGAAGCCGGGACCTCCCACGCCGGCCCCGGGAACTCTCCTGGTCCAGATCGGCGAAGCACTCGCCCACCTGCACGCCTCCGGCTGGATCCACGGCGACCTCAAGCCCGGCAACATCCTGCTGATGGCCGACGGCACCATCCGTCTGGCGGACTTCGGCCTCGCTGCCCGTATCGAGGGCACCCACGGCTACGCCCCGCCGATGGGCTCGCCGGACTACCTGCCGCCGGAGCGCCGGACCGAGCAGCTGAGCGAGCGAGGCGTCCCCACTCGCCCGAGCCTGGACGTCTGGGCATTCGGCGTGACCGCCCATCAGCTGCTCACCGGCGGCTCCTTCGCCTTTCCCGGTGCCACGCCCGCCGCCCGCGCGGCCGCCGTCCACGAGTACGGCGCCGGACGCACCCGGTTGCGCCTGGCCCCGGAGCTCTCCCCGGCCTGGCACGCGATCCTCGCCGACTGCCTTGCGGCGGACCCCTCTGTCCGCGCCGCCCACACGATGGAGTCGCTGCTGCCTCGGATCCGGGCGGCGGCGGAGGGCACGCAAGCCAGGGCGCGATGGCGGCCCCGGGCAATCCTCCTGGCAGCCGGTGCGCTGCTCACGGCGGCCGGGATCGCCGCCGCCCTGCTCTGGCCGTCCGTCGGCGGCGATCAGAACCGGCCCACCACGGCGCAGGTTCGCGTGTTCAACATCGACGGCTCCTGCAAGGACCAGTCCGAGCGGATGCGTGCCTGCAGCCTGGGCCTGGCCCGCGACCCCCACCGCAAGTACGACGCAGACAACGTCGTCGGCCACCGGGTGTGGCACGCCGACGTGCTCACCACCGATTGCGTCGTCAACGACGGGGACCGGGTGGAGGACGAGACCGGCATCGGCACCCCCCGCTGGTTCCGCGTCCAGCTCGACGACATCCCCGAAGGCCACGCCTGGCTGCCGTCCGTCCGCACACACGACGACCCTCAGATCCCGGTCTGTGCCACATCCTGA
- a CDS encoding serine/threonine protein kinase, with the protein MNSVLVHAPAADGRGRIIVELGPGEGARFGRGSTSLMVEITLADPAVPRLAGEITATEDHWQLSNFSTVHSYLVENPEGAGEYIRVAPRRLGAPVPFEFARVVLPTRGPAQAFHVYAPAHTYHEAAHPPELSGSATLSAFSLDESATYFLVLVALCEPRLRDLPAAGIPTTRQVVERLRLHPSCGELTEQAASFHLDYLARNKLRVRRTDAHGPRMDGKREAVVSLALRFGLVREEHLGLLPPRPKSTSETS; encoded by the coding sequence ATGAACAGTGTGTTGGTGCATGCCCCGGCAGCCGACGGACGAGGGCGGATCATTGTGGAACTCGGGCCGGGGGAAGGCGCCCGATTCGGCCGGGGCTCAACCAGTCTCATGGTGGAGATCACCCTTGCCGATCCCGCAGTGCCCCGGCTCGCCGGGGAGATCACGGCCACCGAGGACCACTGGCAGTTGAGCAACTTCAGTACGGTCCACAGCTACCTCGTGGAGAACCCGGAGGGAGCAGGCGAGTACATCCGGGTGGCGCCGCGCAGGCTCGGCGCCCCGGTGCCATTCGAGTTCGCCCGCGTCGTCCTGCCCACCCGCGGCCCGGCCCAGGCCTTCCACGTCTATGCCCCGGCCCACACCTACCATGAGGCCGCCCACCCGCCGGAGCTCTCGGGCTCGGCGACGCTCTCGGCCTTCTCCCTGGACGAGTCCGCGACCTACTTCCTCGTCCTGGTCGCGCTGTGCGAGCCGCGGCTGCGCGACCTGCCCGCGGCAGGCATCCCGACCACCCGCCAGGTGGTGGAGCGACTACGTCTCCATCCCTCGTGCGGGGAGCTGACCGAACAGGCCGCCAGCTTCCACCTCGACTACCTGGCCCGCAACAAGCTGCGCGTCCGCCGGACGGATGCGCACGGACCGCGGATGGACGGTAAGCGCGAGGCGGTGGTGTCACTGGCCCTCAGGTTCGGGCTGGTCCGCGAGGAGCACCTCGGTCTGCTGCCGCCCCGACCCAAGAGCACTTCGGAGACCTCATGA